In Oscillatoria sp. FACHB-1407, a genomic segment contains:
- a CDS encoding ParA family protein → MPKAAQQIRIAIESNTGGSGKTTLVTHLAYALGKKGYKVVLIDLDQNGSLSLFTGETATPSREQSLAAVFDPSFDGSYPLAPIWKEYVDNIQVLPGGAALEEIVRSLHLYERKYETLKDRLEDYPLDADVVILDTPASLEPMGLIALAASTHVLVPLKPEYKDSFGAAGMVNWFYQKIEALRLRPKPEILGFVPSRVNVSKFAAHRNLLGLDSKGKPRTDIELTDTIPYQLEQMGITCFPPIKESGFILSASGTGLPVQIYQPGDSIVKSFDPIVARIINLLKGK, encoded by the coding sequence ATGCCCAAAGCTGCTCAGCAAATCAGAATTGCGATCGAGAGCAATACAGGAGGATCAGGGAAAACAACATTGGTGACCCATTTAGCCTACGCGTTAGGGAAGAAAGGGTACAAGGTTGTTTTGATTGACCTGGATCAAAATGGTTCATTAAGCCTGTTTACAGGGGAAACAGCAACTCCTTCAAGGGAACAGTCTCTTGCTGCCGTTTTCGATCCGAGTTTTGATGGCAGTTACCCCCTAGCTCCTATCTGGAAAGAGTATGTGGACAATATTCAGGTTCTTCCAGGTGGCGCAGCGCTAGAAGAAATCGTCCGCAGCCTACATCTCTACGAGCGAAAGTATGAAACCCTTAAGGACAGGCTGGAAGACTACCCTCTTGATGCGGATGTCGTCATTCTGGATACTCCTGCGTCCCTAGAGCCAATGGGGCTAATCGCTCTTGCAGCATCAACCCACGTTTTGGTTCCCTTGAAACCAGAATATAAGGACTCTTTCGGGGCAGCGGGGATGGTCAACTGGTTTTATCAAAAAATAGAAGCTCTTCGATTACGTCCTAAGCCAGAAATTTTGGGGTTTGTGCCATCTAGGGTAAACGTGTCTAAGTTTGCCGCTCATCGTAATTTGCTGGGACTTGATAGCAAAGGTAAACCCAGAACCGACATCGAATTAACCGATACGATCCCCTATCAACTTGAGCAGATGGGGATCACTTGCTTTCCACCGATTAAAGAATCTGGATTCATTTTGAGTGCCAGTGGTACAGGGCTACCTGTACAGATTTATCAACCAGGGGACTCGATCGTGAAGTCATTCGACCCCATCGTGGCGCGTATCATCAATCTACTGAAAGGGAAGTAA
- a CDS encoding protelomerase family protein: MGKRGWLNHLIDNEYIPALSQLEDSPDGVAKAQQLALSIRDAWAARGAKELKQQQSLMDQTRRAIKDKLGENHFSLNYINFTKAEYTQLNEEKQGQVARRNTQCIILDPGNVNALITRSVNLLQSPEWTDVAAALAVLTGRRSTEVMATAEFTPKTQYSVIFKGALKRRGEEQTLSFEIPTLCQAEYVLNGLKRLRGLVNVEGKTREAINAEYGHKVADACDRHFADLIPNRPGKDNLYSHLFRAIYGTIAVWFYCPVNVDATEFKAHCQGHFAVLDEKNPELRRKLASSRHYSDFKIGDGKGNIDGRQGIHLDWQGVEVLEVFKEAADAPQPTITEKKHRSSLRIWREDHDAVAEILRQFEGKTQQDKVSAWIAWSQKQLPMQSAVIEPEETISGEVGEEIASPADAIPAETEETEDVEKADSPESIQSKEPLEKPVSSGLESKLDKLVDVMAQFMQFQMQIQQANIQPVVSAQRAATAKLAPSPQPIAKTTFTDETNATEESIKENKPRKYKTGEADAIVNRAIDAIMAHNNQPDQLHDLKWEITINGLKTYTANQRVIERIVTERRDEIDAHHQQHQIRAGHNNRHKRKRKIGDVIQI, encoded by the coding sequence ATGGGTAAACGTGGCTGGCTCAATCATTTGATCGATAACGAGTACATTCCTGCACTCTCTCAATTAGAAGACTCTCCAGATGGAGTGGCTAAGGCTCAACAACTTGCTCTATCGATTCGTGATGCTTGGGCAGCGAGGGGCGCTAAGGAACTCAAACAGCAACAATCCCTCATGGATCAGACTCGTAGAGCAATTAAGGACAAACTGGGTGAAAATCATTTCTCGCTGAACTATATCAATTTCACTAAAGCTGAATACACTCAACTCAATGAGGAAAAACAAGGCCAGGTCGCACGAAGGAACACTCAATGCATCATTCTTGACCCTGGTAATGTCAACGCCTTAATCACCAGATCGGTAAACCTGTTACAGTCCCCTGAGTGGACTGATGTAGCAGCGGCACTGGCGGTACTCACCGGACGACGATCAACCGAGGTAATGGCAACGGCTGAATTTACCCCTAAAACTCAGTACAGCGTGATTTTCAAAGGCGCATTAAAAAGAAGGGGAGAGGAGCAAACTTTGAGCTTTGAAATCCCTACCCTTTGCCAAGCAGAATACGTTCTGAATGGGCTTAAGCGGTTGCGAGGCTTAGTAAATGTGGAAGGTAAAACCAGGGAGGCTATTAATGCTGAGTATGGGCACAAGGTCGCTGACGCTTGCGATCGCCACTTCGCTGATCTCATTCCCAACCGTCCAGGCAAAGATAACCTCTACAGTCATTTGTTTCGAGCAATCTACGGCACGATCGCCGTCTGGTTTTACTGCCCTGTGAATGTGGATGCAACTGAGTTTAAGGCACATTGTCAGGGGCATTTTGCTGTATTAGATGAAAAAAATCCAGAACTACGGCGGAAACTTGCAAGTTCACGGCACTACAGCGATTTCAAAATAGGGGATGGTAAGGGCAACATTGATGGGCGGCAGGGCATTCATTTGGATTGGCAAGGGGTGGAGGTATTAGAAGTGTTTAAGGAAGCGGCTGACGCACCACAACCTACAATCACTGAGAAGAAACATCGCTCTAGTCTCCGGATCTGGCGAGAAGATCATGATGCTGTAGCAGAAATTTTGAGGCAATTTGAAGGCAAAACGCAGCAAGACAAGGTATCTGCTTGGATTGCATGGTCACAAAAGCAGTTGCCTATGCAATCTGCAGTAATTGAGCCGGAAGAAACTATTTCTGGTGAGGTGGGGGAGGAGATCGCTTCTCCTGCTGACGCCATACCTGCTGAAACGGAGGAAACGGAGGACGTAGAAAAAGCTGACTCACCGGAATCAATCCAATCCAAAGAACCTTTAGAAAAACCTGTATCGAGTGGATTGGAATCAAAGCTTGATAAGCTCGTCGATGTGATGGCTCAGTTTATGCAGTTTCAGATGCAGATCCAGCAAGCAAACATTCAGCCTGTTGTATCAGCTCAAAGGGCAGCAACAGCAAAGCTAGCTCCATCACCTCAACCTATCGCTAAGACAACTTTTACTGACGAAACAAATGCAACTGAAGAATCAATTAAGGAAAACAAACCCCGCAAGTACAAAACTGGTGAGGCTGACGCGATCGTGAATCGGGCGATCGATGCAATCATGGCTCACAACAATCAACCTGATCAGCTACACGATCTCAAGTGGGAAATTACGATTAATGGTCTCAAAACTTATACCGCCAACCAACGAGTAATTGAGCGGATTGTGACAGAGCGACGGGATGAGATTGACGCTCACCACCAACAGCACCAAATTAGAGCAGGGCATAACAATCGCCACAAGCGCAAACGGAAAATTGGCGATGTAATTCAGATTTAG
- a CDS encoding relaxase/mobilization nuclease domain-containing protein, with protein MNIEYNNGSDPLGLCQYLLNPKKQRDENDNPIISTNMSGRDAEELTEEFRFSHKTNPNVKITMRHLAVSFQPGEKVSQEKFARIFKRIYELTGHQDCLYVNAKHYDKEEKLEVEHGHGAVSAVDKNGKWVDDAYIVTRLKYGLGGEKSVQEQIEEEFNLQPYTFRPERERNNLPTGEYRMKQRLSIEQTPTEKLWEQIREATEDKPTFAVMAARLKTREVGVRFKEIDGKVIGISFEIDGALRKGKDLGRQYSFIGLQRNDFVQQYDDSQPQQLRDIQKASPDECQRFLDTHFEQYQQLEHDRLHQEHIFNGKRPKYGSAQWKRARAILSYLEDRMNEVEKTELEDNWLSAKWNEETQQIIVVEKEKPNQVLLQGETRNESDWDILHADISLEHWQHFQRGIKETKIAQEQMQYQSLLRSTNNQSQEHIGIELE; from the coding sequence ATGAATATCGAGTACAACAATGGCAGCGACCCACTGGGATTGTGTCAGTACCTGCTCAATCCGAAAAAACAACGTGACGAAAACGACAATCCCATTATCAGTACCAACATGTCTGGACGAGATGCGGAGGAGTTAACAGAAGAATTCAGGTTCAGCCACAAGACAAACCCTAATGTCAAAATCACAATGCGCCACCTTGCAGTTTCGTTTCAGCCTGGAGAGAAAGTTAGTCAAGAGAAGTTTGCGAGAATCTTCAAAAGAATTTATGAACTAACTGGGCACCAGGATTGCCTGTATGTAAACGCTAAACACTACGACAAGGAGGAAAAGCTGGAGGTGGAGCATGGGCATGGTGCAGTTTCTGCAGTTGATAAAAATGGCAAGTGGGTAGATGATGCCTACATCGTTACTAGACTGAAGTATGGCTTGGGAGGGGAGAAATCGGTTCAGGAACAAATAGAGGAAGAATTTAATCTGCAACCCTACACATTTAGGCCGGAACGAGAGCGCAACAACCTGCCAACGGGCGAATATCGAATGAAGCAAAGACTGAGTATCGAGCAAACCCCAACCGAAAAACTTTGGGAGCAAATTCGAGAGGCAACTGAGGATAAACCGACCTTTGCAGTAATGGCAGCCCGGCTGAAGACTCGAGAAGTAGGCGTTCGGTTCAAGGAAATTGATGGCAAAGTTATTGGAATCAGTTTTGAAATTGACGGAGCTTTGAGAAAGGGTAAAGACCTGGGGCGGCAATACAGTTTTATTGGACTACAGCGCAACGATTTCGTCCAACAATACGATGACAGCCAACCTCAACAATTACGGGACATTCAGAAAGCATCACCTGACGAGTGCCAACGTTTTCTTGACACTCACTTCGAGCAATATCAACAGCTTGAACACGATCGCTTACACCAGGAGCACATCTTTAATGGTAAAAGACCTAAATATGGAAGTGCTCAATGGAAGCGAGCTAGAGCAATACTTAGCTACCTCGAAGATCGAATGAATGAGGTGGAGAAGACTGAATTAGAGGACAACTGGCTATCCGCCAAATGGAATGAGGAAACACAACAGATTATTGTGGTCGAAAAGGAAAAGCCCAACCAAGTTCTTCTTCAAGGAGAAACACGGAATGAGAGCGATTGGGACATCCTGCACGCCGATATTTCTTTAGAGCATTGGCAGCATTTCCAGAGAGGGATCAAGGAAACAAAGATTGCTCAAGAACAAATGCAATATCAATCTCTCTTACGTTCCACCAATAATCAGAGTCAGGAACACATTGGGATCGAATTAGAGTAA